A single window of bacterium DNA harbors:
- a CDS encoding PilT/PilU family type 4a pilus ATPase: MQLAEKLLSVMRTQGASDLHVVVGYPPHMRVDGRLIPTNLEPFTRETANSFTGHFLSSRPGARAHYDDAGQVDLGYELEGQGRFRVNVYRTSEGPACAIRAIPDVIPSLEELGLPKSVAGLTALPKGLILVTGPTGSGKSTTLAAVIAKINRESARHIITIEDPIEFRHERGKSLVTQRELGSDYADTVSAVRSCLRQDPDVIMIGEMRDLPTMNAALTVAETGHVALATLHTNSATQTVTRIIDAFPTTETRQVRIQLSFCLEAVVSQALLPQKEGPGRVLATEVLIATPAVRALIRDGKEHQLYSVIQSGHAHGMYTLNSSLTTLLESGLVDREAALEASNRREELVEQLAEAGL, translated from the coding sequence GTGCAACTGGCGGAAAAGCTCCTCTCCGTGATGCGCACCCAGGGGGCCAGCGACCTCCACGTGGTCGTCGGTTATCCCCCGCACATGCGCGTTGACGGACGGCTGATTCCCACCAACCTCGAACCCTTCACCCGGGAGACGGCCAACTCCTTCACCGGGCATTTTCTATCGTCCCGCCCCGGCGCCCGCGCCCACTACGACGACGCCGGCCAGGTGGACCTGGGCTACGAGCTGGAGGGACAAGGCCGGTTCCGGGTGAACGTCTACCGCACCTCCGAGGGGCCCGCCTGCGCCATCCGCGCCATTCCAGACGTCATCCCCTCCCTGGAGGAACTGGGGCTGCCCAAGTCCGTCGCCGGGCTCACCGCCCTGCCCAAGGGCCTGATCCTGGTCACCGGCCCCACCGGCTCGGGCAAGTCCACCACCCTGGCGGCCGTCATCGCCAAGATAAACCGGGAGAGCGCCCGCCACATCATCACCATCGAGGACCCCATCGAGTTCCGCCACGAGCGGGGCAAGTCCCTGGTGACGCAGCGGGAGCTGGGATCCGACTACGCCGACACCGTCTCCGCGGTGCGCTCGTGCCTGCGGCAGGACCCCGACGTGATAATGATCGGTGAGATGCGCGACCTGCCCACGATGAACGCCGCGCTCACCGTCGCCGAGACCGGCCACGTGGCCCTGGCCACCCTGCACACCAACTCGGCCACCCAGACCGTCACCCGTATAATAGACGCCTTCCCGACCACCGAGACGCGCCAGGTACGTATCCAGCTCTCCTTCTGCCTGGAGGCGGTCGTCAGCCAGGCGCTCCTGCCGCAGAAGGAAGGCCCGGGGCGGGTGCTGGCCACCGAGGTGTTGATCGCCACCCCGGCGGTGCGCGCGCTCATCCGAGACGGGAAGGAGCACCAGCTCTACTCGGTCATCCAGTCGGGGCACGCCCACGGGATGTACACCCTCAACAGTTCCCTGACGACGCTGCTCGAGTCCGGGCTGGTGGACCGCGAGGCGGCCCTGGAGGCCTCCAACCGCCGCGAGGAGCTGGTCGAGCAGCTCGCCGAGGCGGGTCTGTAG